A genomic window from Prunus persica cultivar Lovell chromosome G2, Prunus_persica_NCBIv2, whole genome shotgun sequence includes:
- the LOC109947261 gene encoding uncharacterized protein LOC109947261 — protein sequence MLQALRKDFETLQMKQGESINDYFSKAMAIANKMSIHGAKMEDVTIKINRSTYEEHALKVSTNSDSLAARGCDGRGRGRGRGGSHGRGRGSKDGNKSNDDSGSKDTYDSVSSSRGYYNSGSNSSRGRRQSYNHDSNVDKSNVECFRCGNYGHYRSECYTNMNKAKGARANVAEKEKEDEGTILMVCQTMKKPQKNVWYLDTGCNNHMYGEKLIFSALDESFTNTMRFRDDTKVSILGK from the exons ATGCTGCAAGCACTGAGGAAAGATTTTGAGACTCTTCAGATGAAACAAGGAGAGTCCATCAatgactatttttcaaaagcaatGGCAATTGCAAACAAGATGAGTATCCATGGCGCGAAGATGGAAGACGTGACCATC AAGATCAATAGGAGTACATATGAGGAACATGCGTTGAAAGTTTCAACAAATAGTGATTCTCTGGCAGCAAGAGGTTGTGATGGTCGTGGTCGAGGACGTGGTAGAGGAGGCAGCCATGGAAGAGGTCGAGGTAGCAAAGATGGGAACAAATCCAATGATGATTCTGGGAGCAAAGACACTTATGATTCCGTGAGTAGCAGTAGAGGCTATTATAATTCTGGAAGCAACAGCAGCAGAGGCCGAAGGCAGTCATACAATCATGATTCAAATGTCGACAAGTCAAATGTCGAGTGTTTTAGGTGTGGCAATTATGGTCATTACCGGTCTGAATGTTACACAAATATGAATAAAGCAAAGGGTGCAAGGGCGAATGttgcagagaaagagaaagaagatgaagggaCTATTCTAATGGTGTGTCAAACTATGAAAAAACCACAAAAGAACGTGTGGTACTTGGATACAGGTTGCAATAATCACATGTATGGAGAAAAGTTAATTTTCTCTGCCTTAGATGAAAGCTTCACAAATACAATGAGATTTAGAGATGACACCAAAGTTTCtattttgggaaaatga
- the LOC18787138 gene encoding TMV resistance protein N produces MASSTQRDSSSLPPPSRWKYDVFLSFRGETRKTFTAHLHKELLDQGITETFLDETELQEGKPISEVFSAIAQSRFAILVISQDYASSTWCLNELLKILKCMEGRGAILPIFYSVESSNVGKQLGSFEQAFTKLEERFKHDINKVKSWRDALRTVAKIKGWTTKDRYEPQLIREIVDKVRTLVRPTWSEPEEKLVGIDSTLEHLRRLLDTDTESVDVRFIGIWGLSGIGKTTIAERTYARILHKFERSCFLDRVRDKISQTDGLKNLKRELCKSLMKRNIEDWAFDIKGTIKRLLSRKKVLLVLDDVDDNSQLEDLCGNQDGFAPGSRVIITARSERLLSRHGVGRTFEVHKLNDQDALQLFSLKAFGRDYPDMPCVALSKCFVSYANGLPLALKLWGSSLRKADQDEWGSKLGKLKDNFDGKIMDRLKINFDGLDEEEKSIFLDIACFFMGKYKDEVVERLCGSRSSVDNAIKVLIRCSLLTVSDNMVWMHNLLQEMGKAIVRGESKEPGERSRLWLSKDIFYVLRNNTGTSAVEGIVLDHRESEVCECHPEAFSKMFNLKFLKLHNVYLHKDLACLPNSLQFLEWKGYPLDSLPIDFKPDKLVELSMCHSKIEQLWSGIKDFDKLKVIRLCHSKSLTSTPDFKEVQNLERLDLEGCESLVEIHSSIRVLKKLIFLNLKDCKSLESLPGEIAMECLEILILSGCSNVKRIPKFVGHMENLWKISLDETAIEDIPSSIQGLTKLSVLDIRDCVNLTQLPSTIGNLKFLKSLNASGCTQLAELPASFQELVSLEKLDLSGTAIEKWPFSVLHLKKLKSFIFRGPKGRSPQPWHVLLPFRWPLKCLQPMSQFLPPLSGLCSLRELDLSDHNLRDGTILADIGCLSSLVSLDLSGNDFVSLPESISKLSQLENLYLSGCQSLEYLPVLSSSKSLQVTADCCTSLERLQHPLNLDTLSSSCFNLMNCFGLVKNESHDNKTLTMLRKYLERTSYPGDRFEIVIPGSKIPWWFSRQRVGSSVSILVTPKWCDNKWMGYALCAVFEVFSSGWELSCVLEVNGKKEYPAPVLLTDVQPVSDHLWLFYVSRDISFGTEWQKSCDQLTFSFESSGPIWVKKCGARLIYEKDVEEFNKVVAQSSSNVGEGSSGTRRFDEEPHFKRFKKT; encoded by the exons ATGGCATCGAGCACGCAAAGAGACAGCTCATCTCTTCCTCCACCTTCTCGATggaaatatgacgtctttctGAGTTTTAGAGGTGAAACACGCAAGACCTTTACAGCCCATTTACATAAAGAACTGCTGGATCAAGGAATTACAGAGACATTCTTGGACGAAACAGAACTTCAAGAAGGAAAACCAATTTCTGAAGTCTTCTCAGCAATTGCACAGTCAAGATTTGCCATTCTTGTGATCTCTCAAGATTATGCTTCTTCAACGTGGTGCCTCAATGAACttttaaagattttaaaaTGCATGGAAGGGAGGGGTGCAATTCTACCAATTTTCTATTCTGTGGAATCCTCCAATGTTGGAAAACAATTAGGGAGTTTTGAACAAGCCTTCACTAAACTTGAAGAAAGGTTTAAGCATGACATCAACAAGGTGAAGAGCTGGAGAGATGCTTTAAGGACAGTGGCTAAAATCAAAGGGTGGACTACAAAGGATAG ATATGAACCACAGCTCATCAGAGAAATTGTTGACAAGGTGCGAACCTTAGTACGTCCTACATGGTCGGAGCCTGAAGAAAAGCTGGTTGGAATTGATTCAACATTGGAGCATCTACGTAGGCTTCTAGATACAGACACTGAATCAGTTGATGTTCGTTTTATAGGGATATGGGGGTTGAGTGGGATAGGTAAGACAACCATTGCTGAGAGAACTTATGCGAGGATTCTTCATAAATTTGAACGCAGCTGCTTTCTTGACAGAGTTAGAGATAAGATTTCTCAAACAGATGGtctaaaaaatctaaaaagagAACTTTGCAAGAGCCttatgaaaagaaatataGAAGACTGGGCCTTTGATATAAAAGGCACAATCAAAAGGCTCTTATCTCGCAAAAAAGTTCTTCTCGTTCTTGATGATGTGGACGATAATAGTCAATTAGAAGACTTATGTGGGAACCAAGATGGGTTTGCTCCAGGGAGCAGAGTCATTATTACAGCAAGAAGTGAACGATTGCTAAGTAGACATGGTGTGGGCAGAACATTTGAGGTGCATAAGTTAAATGACCAAGACGCTCTTCAACTTTTTAGCTTGAAAGCCTTTGGAAGAGATTATCCAGATATGCCCTGTGTAGCTCTGTCTAAATGTTTTGTGAGTTATGCCAATGGCCTCCCATTAGCTCTTAAACTCTGGGGATCATCTTTGCGTAAAGCAGATCAAGATGAATGGGGAAGTAAATTGGGTAAACTGAAAGATAATTTTGATGGAAAAATTATGGATAGgcttaaaataaattttgatgGATTAGATGAAGAGGAGAAAAGTATTTTCCTCGATATTGCATGCTTCTTTATGGGAAAGTACAAAGATGAAGTAGTTGAAAGACTATGCGGCTCTCGTTCCAGTGTAGACAATGCTATAAAAGTTCTCATTAGGTGTTCTCTGCTAACAGTTTCAGATAATATGGTGTGGATGCATAATTTGTTACAAGAAATGGGTAAAGCAATTGTTCGTGGGGAGTCAAAAGAACCTGGTGAACGTAGCAGGTTGTGGCTTTCAAAGGACATCTTTTATGTTTTGAGAAATAATACG GGGACATCAGCAGTTGAAGGCATTGTCCTAGATCATCGTGAATCAGAAGTGTGTGAATGCCATCCAGAAGCCTTTTCAAAGATGTTTAATCTTAAATTTCTCAAACTTCATAATGTGTACCTTCATAAAGACCTCGCATGTCTTCCTAACTCCTTACAATTTCTTGAATGGAAAGGTTATCCTTTAGATTCTCTCCCCATAGATTTCAAACCAGATAAGCTTGTTGAACTCAGCATGTGTCATAGTAAGATTGAACAGCTTTGGAGTGGAATAAAG GATTTTGACAAGTTGAAAGTCATCAGACTTTGTCATTCAAAAAGTTTGACCAGCACTCCTGATTTCAAAGAGGTCCAGAATCTTGAGAGGCTAGATCTTGAGGGATGTGAAAGTCTAGTTGAGATCCACTCATCCATACGAGTTCTCAAAAAGCTAATCTTCTTGAATCTTAAAGACTGCAAAAGTCTTGAGAGTTTGCCAGGTGAGATTGCAATGGAATGCCTGGAAATTCTAATCCTTTCTGGTTGCTCAAATGTTAAAAGGATTCCTAAATTTGTGGGACATATGGAAAATTTGTGGAAGATTTCTTTAGATGAGACAGCTATTGAAGATATACCTTCATCGATTCAAGGTCTGACGAAACTTTCTGTTCTTGATATTAGAGATTGTGTAAATCTGACTCAACTTCCAAGTACCATTGGCAATTTGAAGTTTCTTAAAAGTCTTAATGCTTCTGGATGCACACAACTGGCAGAACTGCCTGCAAGCTTTCAGGAACTAGTGTCTTTGGAGAAGCTTGATTTAAGTGGAACTGCCATAGAAAAATGGCCCTTTTCCGTTTTACATTTGAAAAAGCTGAAATCATTTATTTTCCGCGGACCAAAAGGGCGATCACCACAGCCATGGCATGTGTTGCTCCCTTTTAGATGGCCATTGAAGTGTCTTCAACCTATGAGTCAGTTCTTGCCTCCTTTGTCAGGGTTATGTTCTTTAAGGGAATTAGATCTAAGTGATCACAATCTTCGGGATGGAACAATCCTTGCTGATATTGGTTGCTTATCTTCTTTGGTTTCGTTGGACTTGAGTGGAAATGATTTTGTTAGCCTTCCTGAAAGCATTAGCAAGCTTTCTCAGCTTGAGAACTTATATTTGAGTGGTTGCCAGAGTCTTGAATACCTTCCAGTCCTTTCATCAAGTAAAAGTTTACAAGTGACTGCCGATTGTTGCACTTCACTAGAAAGGCTGCAACATCCATTGAATTTGGATACATTAAGTTCGTCATGTTTCAATTTGATGAATTGCTTTGGATTGGTTAAGAATGAAAGCCATGATAATAAAACATTGACTATGCTCCGAAAATATCTTGAG AGAACCTCATATCCGGGAGATAGGTTTGAAATTGTAATTCCTGGAAGTAAAATTCCATGGTGGTTCAGTCGTCAAAGAGTGGGATCTTCGGTAAGCATACTGGTGACTCCGAAATGGTGTGATAACAAGTGGATGGGATATGCTCTTTGCGCTGTTTTTGAAGTTTTCAGTAGTGGATGGGAGCTCTCTTGTGTTTTGGAAGTCAATGGGAAAAAAGAGTACCCTGCACCTGTATTATTAACTGATGTCCAGCCTGTGTCGGATCATCTTTGGCTATTCTATGTTTCTCGTGATATAAGCTTTGGTACAGAGtggcaaaagagttgtgatcaGTTAACATTTTCATTTGAAAGCTCAGGCCCCATCTGGGTCAAGAAGTGCGGTGCCCGTTTGATTTACGAGAAGGACGTGGAAGAGTTCAACAAAGTAGTGGCACAATCCAGCAGCAATGTTGGGGAAGGATCCAGTGGGACTCGTAGATTTGATGAGGAACCACATTTCAAAAGATTCAAGAAAACATGA